One window of the Perca fluviatilis chromosome 5, GENO_Pfluv_1.0, whole genome shotgun sequence genome contains the following:
- the LOC120558624 gene encoding mucin-5AC-like, translating into MNVCQSLICFFFLTLQDGNIGLINAEIIKSTGTEGGNITVRCSFTFSGKRRIFCKDECKDGDILIDTEEDTAQRGRYSIEDKNSIMSATVLYVIITNLTQSDSGWYTCGFNRSFFPSSYQEIKIRVTDAPTSPLRPSSPSVPSASTLMTSQRLSSTPSSASTLMTSQSLSSTPSSASTLMTSQSLSSTPSSASTLMTSQSLSSTPSSASPEAREQPQQKHTRALLYVGLTLVLFFIMLSVALLIFCRKRARKPKEPPLETEYSNVTEANRVYEEIREDRQSTSPPVEVSTVYTYAKYTKPDGAETTEEYSLVTAPTSQKKTEDDWSDLTYSELDLPNGTAASLHSAPCGDPDNVVYSVPRLEASSAGSHAQDASPPLYSTVTLHQL; encoded by the exons CACTGCAGGATGGAAACATTGGTCTCATCAATGCAGAAATCATCAAGAGTACAGGAACTGAAGGAGGAAACATCACAGTTAGATGCTCCTTCACTTTCTCTGGAAAGAGGAGAATCTTCTGTAAGGACGAATGTAAAGATGGAGACATTCTCATTGACACAGAAGAGGACACAGCTCAGAGAGGCAGATACAGCATTGAAGATAAAAATTCAATAATGTCTGCTACAGTTCTGTATGTGATCATCACAAACCTGACTCAGTCTGACTCAGGATGGTACACATGTGGTTTCAACAGATCGTTCTTCCCATCATCATACCAGGAGATTAAGATCCGAGTTACAGATG CTCCAACCTCTCCTCTCAGACCTTCTTCACCATCAGTCCCATCAGCCTCCacactgatgacatcacagcgtTTAAGCTCCACACCTTCATCAGCCTCCacactgatgacatcacagagTTTAAGCTCCACACCTTCATCAGCCTCCacactgatgac atcacagagTTTAAGCTCCACACCTTCATCAGCCTCCacactgatgacatcacagagTTTAAGCTCCACACCTTCATCAGCCTCCCCTGAAGCCAGAGAGCAGCctcaacagaaacacacaagagCTCTGCTGTATGTGGGTCTGACTCTGGTCCTCTTCTTCATCATGTTATCAGTAGCTTTGCTGATTTTCTGCAGGAAGAGGGCCAGGAAACCCAAAG AACCTCCTCTGGAAACTGAGTACTCTAATGTCACAGAG GCCAACCGAGTGTATGAGGAgatcagagaggacagacagagcaCATCTCCTCCTGTAGAAGTGTCTACAGTTTACACTTACGCCAAATACACCAAACCAGATGGAGCGGAAACCACAGAGGAGTACAGCTTAGTCACTGCACCCACTTCTCAGAAGAAA ACTGAAGACGACTGGAGTGACCTCACCTACTCTGAGCTGGATCTTCCCAACGGTACAGCTGCCTCGCTGCACAGCGCCCCCTGTGGTGACCCAGATAACGTGGTCTACTCTGTTCCTCGGCTAGAAGCCAGCTCGGCCGGCAGCCACGCCCAAGACGCTTCACCTCCTCTGTACTCTACTGTTA